The following coding sequences lie in one Corynebacterium anserum genomic window:
- a CDS encoding response regulator transcription factor, with translation MCESTNIRVLIADDQSLVRGALAALLGIERDIDVVAETSIGSEVVELVRKHGVHVALLDIEMPGMSGIEAAAALTSAGLSCRSIIVTTFGRPGYLKKALTAGASGFVVKDTPPEQLAEAVRRVHAGHRVIDPTLAEESLFTPDSPLTEREIEIARVAITGADTREIAKQLHLTQGTVRNHVSSIIAKTGAGNRYEAARRAKDSGWI, from the coding sequence ATGTGTGAGTCGACGAACATCAGAGTATTAATAGCTGACGATCAATCACTAGTACGCGGTGCACTGGCTGCACTACTAGGCATAGAACGTGACATCGATGTCGTCGCCGAAACAAGTATCGGTAGTGAGGTAGTAGAACTTGTCCGCAAACATGGTGTCCACGTAGCTTTGCTTGATATCGAAATGCCTGGAATGTCGGGCATTGAAGCAGCTGCAGCGCTAACGTCCGCAGGTCTGTCATGCCGCAGTATCATTGTCACGACTTTTGGGAGGCCAGGGTATCTCAAGAAAGCACTCACCGCCGGTGCCAGCGGGTTCGTCGTGAAAGATACCCCTCCTGAGCAACTTGCCGAAGCAGTGCGTCGTGTCCATGCCGGTCACCGAGTGATAGATCCCACCTTGGCGGAAGAATCACTGTTCACTCCAGACTCCCCCCTCACAGAACGTGAAATTGAGATTGCTCGCGTGGCCATCACCGGTGCAGATACCCGAGAAATCGCCAAACAACTCCACCTCACCCAAGGCACCGTGCGCAACCATGTGTCCTCGATTATCGCGAAAACCGGAGCGGGTAATCGCTACGAGGCGGCGCGCAGGGCCAAAGATTCAGGCTGGATTTAG
- a CDS encoding holo-ACP synthase, protein MIVGLGTDLVEIAGFAEQLHTPGTAFSEVFTSAERRAAQRKAAQSGCVEQHLAARWSVKESFIKAWSAALFGRENPVSAEKLRWQDIEVVADQWGRPSLILHEPLASIVQRSIAEVLGERFPSLVTARRGAPSCVQWHVSMSHDGAYATATVIAEVSGK, encoded by the coding sequence ATGATTGTGGGTTTGGGAACTGACCTCGTAGAAATTGCTGGCTTTGCGGAGCAGTTACATACGCCGGGAACAGCATTTAGTGAGGTGTTCACTAGCGCTGAGCGCCGCGCCGCTCAGCGTAAAGCTGCTCAGTCCGGGTGCGTGGAGCAACACCTGGCGGCCCGATGGTCGGTCAAGGAGTCCTTCATCAAGGCGTGGAGTGCAGCACTGTTCGGTCGTGAAAACCCTGTGTCTGCTGAAAAACTGCGCTGGCAGGACATCGAGGTTGTTGCTGACCAGTGGGGACGGCCGTCATTGATCCTGCATGAGCCGCTAGCTTCCATCGTGCAGCGGAGCATTGCCGAAGTGCTGGGTGAGCGGTTTCCCTCCCTCGTGACGGCTCGTCGCGGCGCGCCATCTTGTGTGCAGTGGCATGTGTCAATGAGCCACGACGGTGCTTACGCAACTGCGACGGTGATCGCCGAAGTGAGTGGGAAATGA